The Megalobrama amblycephala isolate DHTTF-2021 linkage group LG7, ASM1881202v1, whole genome shotgun sequence genome window below encodes:
- the cnga1a gene encoding cyclic nucleotide gated channel subunit alpha 1a, whose amino-acid sequence MTVVPTSGDIAVTHKVSPIMEVDSEEEDEDPVPAPSAGRIFNINNSNNNEEEDKKKKKKEKKEKKEKKEKKEKKEKKEKKEKKEKDEKEKENEKAKEKEKEKEKEKEKEKEKEKEKEKKEGPKEVFVINPAGLLYYQWLLVITIPVMYNWTVIIARACFEELQNDYLLIWFLLDYTSDLLYLADMAFRARTGYLEQGLLVKDEKLLLQKYTSSLQFRIDVISMLPTDIFYFVLGLDYPEIRINKLLRLNRMFEFFTISETMTNYPNIFRICTLVMYIIIIIHWNACLYFSFSKSIGFGSDAWVYPSLDEPEFGELMRKYSFSLYWSTLTLTTIGETPSPALDSEFLFHVVDFLVGVLIFATIVGNIATMISNMNAAQAQFQARIDNIKQYMHARHVSKDLEKRVIKWFDYLWTNKKAQDEREVLRYLPDKLRAELGMNVHLETLLKVRIFADCEAGLLTELVLRLRPVVFSPDDYICRKGDIGREMYIIKEGKLAVVADDGVTVFVVLGDGSYFGEISILNIKGSKAGNRRTANIKSIGYSDLFCLTKDDLMEALTEYPDAKAMLEEKGRQILLKDGLLELDPAKLKPDERDLEERVNRIYSTMQLMQTKVNKLVAEQEETQKMIKRRIAQIERLTGEVVEDEDEEEEKKEEEPEKEKTEEDKEKTEEKEEEKIEEETEEKKKDEES is encoded by the exons ATGACTGTTGTACCTACATCAGGGGATATTGCAGTCACTCACAAAGTATCTCCGATAATGGAGGTGGATTCAGAGGAGGAAGATGAAGACCCAGTTCCAGCTCCAAGTGCAGGACGTATATTTAAcatcaacaacagcaacaacaatgaGGA GGAAgacaagaagaaaaagaaaaaggagaaaaaagaaaagaaggagAAAAAAGA gaaaaaagaaaagaaagagaagaaagaaaaaaaagagaagaaagaaaaggatgaaaaagaaaaagaaaatgagaaagcgaaagaaaaggaaaaggaaaaggaaaaggagaaagaaaaagaaaaggaaaaagagaaagaaaaagaaaagaaggagGG GCCCAAGGAGGTGTTTGTGATTAACCCAGCGGGACTCCTGTATTATCAATGGCTGCTTGTAATCACAATTCCTGTCATGTACAATTGGACAGTTATAATTGCAAG AGCCTGCTTTGAGGAACTGCAGAATGACTATCTACTGATATGGTTCCTCCTGGACTACACCTCTGACTTGCTTTATTTGGCTGACATGGCCTTCAGAGCACGAACAG GGTACCTGGAACAAGGCTTGCTTGTCAAAGATGAAAAGCTCCTCCTCCAGAAGTACACCAGCAGTCTCCAGTTCCGGATCGATGTCATCTCTATGCTACCCACAGACATCTTCTACTTCGTTTTAGGATTAGACTACCCAGAGATCCGCATAAACAAGTTGCTCCGCCTGAACCGCATGTTTGAGTTCTTCACCATCTCAGAAACCATGACCAACTACCCTAACATCTTCCGAATCTGCACTTTGGTCAtgtacatcatcatcatcatccactGGAACGCATGCCTCTACTTCTCCTTCTCCAAGTCCATTGGGTTCGGATCAGATGCATGGGTGTACCCTTCTCTTGACGAACCGGAGTTCGGAGAGCTGATGCGAAAATATTCTTTTAGCCTCTACTGGTCTACGCTTACCCTCACCACAATTGGAGAGACGCCATCTCCGGCGCTAGACTCTGAATTCCTCTTCCACGTTGTTGACTTCCTGGTGGGCGTATTGATCTTTGCCACCATTGTAGGTAACATTGCTACAATGATCTCAAATATGAACGCAGCCCAGGCTCAGTTCCAGGCCAGGATCGACAACATTAAGCAGTACATGCATGCGCGACATGTCAGCAAGGACCTCGAGAAGCGTGTCATCAAGTGGTTTGACTACCTGTGGACTAACAAGAAGGCACAGGATGAAAGAGAGGTGCTGAGGTACTTGCCAGACAAATTACGAGCAGAGTTAGGCATGAACGTGCATTTAGAGACCCTCCTGAAGGTGCGGATCTTTGCCGACTGCGAGGCAGGGTTGCTGACCGAGTTAGTGTTGAGGCTTCGCCCTGTAGTCTTCAGTCCCGATGACTACATCTGCCGCAAGGGTGATATTGGGCGGGAGATGTACATAATAAAGGAAGGCAAACTTGCTGTGGTGGCCGATGATGGCGTCACTGTATTTGTAGTCCTTGGCGATGGAAGCTACTTTGGTGAAATTAGCATTCTAAACATCAAGGGCAGCAAGGCTGGGAACCGCAGGACAGCAAATATTAAAAGCATAGGGTACTCAGACCTCTTCTGCTTGACCAAAGATGATCTGATGGAAGCTCTGACGGAATATCCCGATGCTAAAGCTATGCTGGAAGAGAAAGGAAGACAGATTCTGCTGAAGGATGGTCTGCTGGAGCTGGACCCTGCGAAACTAAAGCCAGACGAGAGGGACTTGGAGGAACGCGTAAACCGAATATACAGCACAATGCAGTTGATGCAGACCAAGGTAAACAAGCTGGTGGCGGAACAGGAGGAGACACAAAAGATGATCAAACGCCGAATTGCTCAGATAGAGCGCTTGACTGGGGAAGTGGTGGAGGATGAAGATGAAGAGGAGGAGAAGAAAGAAGAAGAGCCAGAGAAAGAGAAGACTGAAGAAGACAAGGAAAAGACGGAAGAAAAAGAGGAGGAAAAGATTGAAGAAGAGACcgaagagaaaaagaaagatgagGAGTCATAG